Sequence from the Xenorhabdus nematophila ATCC 19061 genome:
AACGACGTATCTCATTCTGCCCTAATCTGAAACGAGGTTCTGCATCTTGCCGGGCGAGGGCCACTTCTGACCAAATCCGTTGGAGCTGTTCTCGCGCAGGCATCTTCACACCTCGCTGACTGAGCCATCGGCGCAACAGCGCATTCCTTTTTGCTTCTGAGTCACTTTCCAAAGGAGGAATCAATATTGAACCCTCCAACGTGGACACAGAATCCAGTGATTCACTCAGTAACTCATCCAGCAGCTGCTCTTGTTCCCCACACAGACTGGCGCTGCGGGAAACCGCTTGCGGGAAATGAGGCCATCGCTGATTAAGTAATGGCATAATGCGCAGCCGTAAGAAGTTGCGATCATAACGATCATCCTGATTGCTATCGTCTTCAATCCATTCTAATTCTTTCCCTCGTGCATACACTTCTAATTCTGCACGGCTGACATTCAGTAATGGTCGAATTAATGTCGTTCCAGAAAATGGCATACGAGACGGCATAGAAGATAATCCTGCGGGACCACTACCGCGCTTCAGCGCCAACAAAAATGTTTCTGCCTGATCATCAAGATGTTGCGCCGTTATTAAAATTTCATCCGGTTGCAGCATTTGTTGAAAAGATTGGTATCGCGCCTCCCGGGCAGCCGCTTCAATACCATTCTGACGAATATCCAACCTGACTTTCTCAGTTCTGAAATCAACTTTCCAATCAGCGCACATCTGGCGGCAATGTTCAACCCATAAATCTGCCTTGGCGTTTAAGCCATGATGAATATGAATGGCTCTTAACGCTATCGGAGCACGATCGGTATGCAGATGTTCATCGCGTAAACGAGTCAACAAATGCAGTAATACGGTGGAATCCAATCCACCACTAAAACCAAGCAAAATTTTTTTATACTGCCCA
This genomic interval carries:
- the tilS gene encoding tRNA lysidine(34) synthetase TilS, which encodes MANNDKPLLTTLTEQIGQYKKILLGFSGGLDSTVLLHLLTRLRDEHLHTDRAPIALRAIHIHHGLNAKADLWVEHCRQMCADWKVDFRTEKVRLDIRQNGIEAAAREARYQSFQQMLQPDEILITAQHLDDQAETFLLALKRGSGPAGLSSMPSRMPFSGTTLIRPLLNVSRAELEVYARGKELEWIEDDSNQDDRYDRNFLRLRIMPLLNQRWPHFPQAVSRSASLCGEQEQLLDELLSESLDSVSTLEGSILIPPLESDSEAKRNALLRRWLSQRGVKMPAREQLQRIWSEVALARQDAEPRFRLGQNEIRRYQQQLWLVPRYQPLAGSVLEWDTQQELILPDGLGTLILSEKEGIKVRSPNSREQVTIRFGIQGNISIVGRHHSRHSKKLWQELGVAPWLRERIPLLYYGDKLIAALGVCVTKEGQGRVGEKVFLVQWKK